From a single Cotesia glomerata isolate CgM1 linkage group LG6, MPM_Cglom_v2.3, whole genome shotgun sequence genomic region:
- the LOC123268179 gene encoding tubulin delta chain-like → MLTVQFGQCGNQIGSKLYSKITEDIKSTRGNESSNHEYAENSTVKWFQGTSKSGSMYARAVLVDTEKKVINKILKQKEDKWCYRASNIVSTDYSSGSANNWAYGFVKKGPEFEESVHDAVRYELELSDTVDSFLCLSGCAGGTGSGLGSFIIQSLKDEYPKKSILSTLLLPFGSGEIATQNYNILLSLAKIIDSADMVVVMENDKLHDEAIKFGNLKSHVSFPNDINEVACQKLLSVLQAANDVDNNSLNDLDHMVSKLVPHPAYKFTSIETVPLVLPSNTSLLEKSWSVQKDSINSINWQAQFKYLRRNLLFGNLNQRRSLANILITRGVNSDKVKKNNKLVCHQLDDPYNCDELIKNDIYAQLHWLTDYDKFRHFHQNRRLLNYDKFSSLITNNSAVNKTLDVIVSKAWNSYTYGAFLHQYKKFEMEDDDFLRAFSKIEGVISSYKELER, encoded by the coding sequence atgttgacAGTGCAATTTGGACAGTGCGGTAATCAGATTGGTAGTAAATTATATTCTAAAATAACAGAAGACATAAAATCAACGCGTGGTAATGAATCATCAAACCATGAGTACGCTGAGAATTCGACAGTCAAGTGGTTCCAAGGAACATCAAAGTCGGGGAGTATGTATGCACGAGCTGTGTTAGTagacactgaaaaaaaagtgataaacaaaatattgaAGCAGAAAGAAGACAAGTGGTGCTACCGAGCCAGTAATATTGTAAGTACCGACTATTCTTCAGGTTCTGCTAATAACTGGGCTTACGGATTCGTGAAAAAGGGCCCTGAGTTCGAAGAATCTGTTCATGATGCCGTCAGGTACGAGTTGGAGCTCTCGGATACAGTTGACAGTTTTCTGTGTCTGTCTGGCTGCGCTGGAGGCACTGGATCCGGGCTGGGGAGTTTCATCATCCAGTCGTTGAAAGACGAGTACCCGAAGAAAAGCATCCTGTCGACTTTGTTGCTGCCGTTTGGATCTGGTGAGATAGCTACGCAGAATTACAACATCCTGTTGAGCCTAGCCAAAATAATTGACAGCGCTGACATGGTGGTTGTCATGGAAAATGACAAGTTGCATGATGAAGCTATCAAGTTTGGTAATTTAAAGTCGCATGTTAGCTTCCCAAATGACATAAACGAGGTTGCGTGTCAAAAGCTCTTGTCAGTGTTGCAGGCAGCCAATGACGTGGACAACAACTCGCTGAATGATCTGGACCACATGGTGTCTAAGCTCGTACCGCATCCAGCTTACAAGTTCACCAGCATTGAAACGGTTCCGCTGGTCCTGCCGAGCAACACCAGTTTGTTGGAAAAATCTTGGAGTGTCCAGAAGGATTCTATTAATTCTATTAACTGGCAAGCgcagtttaaatatttaaggcGCAATTTATTGTTCGGGAATTTAAACCAAAGACGTTCTTTGGcgaatattttaattactagAGGAGTTAATAGTGATAAGGTAAAGAAGAATAATAAGTTGGTGTGTCATCAGCTTGATGATCCGTATAACTGCGACGAGCTGATTAAGAATGACATTTATGCTCAGCTACACTGGCTGACAGACTATGACAAGTTCAGACATTTTCATCAGAATCGGCGATtgcttaattatgataaattttcttctttgatAACTAATAATTCAGCGGTTAATAAAACCCTGGATGTTATTGTCAGCAAGGCTTGGAATTCTTACACTTATGGAGCGTTTTTGcatcagtataaaaaatttgaaatggaAGATGATGATTTTCTGAGGGCTTTTTCTAAAATTGAAGGGGTTATTTCTTCATACAAGGAATTGGAaagatag
- the LOC123266480 gene encoding mitogen-activated protein kinase kinase kinase 13 isoform X1 — protein sequence MRTPGSETELNRTHDNYGFEFHLKRKSRSSSSSPIPSSSGIIVNPLALSTPHSGSHIFTNGMLCIEEGLGKLHRIPVNASLASGVLKDGQLTKPETALHTQSDEKLDNTGENETKPELDDSPETPRASFLDGIFGCMRPFWTFLSKATVAEKIKGSSDDWEIPFENISDLQWLGSGAQGAVFSGILNKQIVAVKKVREPRETDIKHLRKLHHPNIVKFRGVCTQAPCYCIIMEYCPYGPLYDLLRAGEFIPPHRLVAWSKQIAAGMAYLHGHNIIHRDLKSPNVLIGPDESVKISDFGTSRQWNNRSTKMTFAGTVAWMAPEIIRNEPCSEKVDIWSYGVVVWELLSGEIPYKDVDSSAIIWGVGNNSLHLPIPKSWPEGYQLLVKLCWSEKPKNRPSFKHIEAHLAIAAIDVLGTEPDEYFKAQQTWKSEIRSHLEEMQRNSSTGSRFETELSDLLEKRNNELKHAQEIRELYEKKLEKTNNLYLQISTAWSQLQQREQIISKKEKEHKKSKNPLMKARDQLRRKRKSPHQKSSSTTPTTPSSPMESQLQSPVKATLCTQINVATNQPETVVVPPVSNNNSFKQKKYRHRRVGSGGVSTVSLRSSPHRERKSGDMSVKYVNHQTQTDITSISISNSIDSVACFSRTPSSRHSKTTLSSPCDKFLDLPDGRTSFDSGIIGECSNGNVGEPECIFQDTIRRASSSEICNGNERLREYSEDHLETLGRKLSEIMKDNRMIDNGNCDNAIMHSYSQMQEDLTNLPHDFGRITINGSVNNDYLEIPIPINQETVSVAEDENDNNKLIKLSNEDDDYDDVDDEDEACEEEWSDEEGEASGSYGFDFSLRSRSFGRKPIRPGSRKRRPKHPLVDRCLASDEENTSEYSHPPSSHTSTLESNPDAQRAYKKATNRI from the exons ATGAGGACTCCAGGGTCAGAAACGGAGCTGAACCGTACACATGACAATTATGGCTTTGAATTTCACCTAAAACGTAAATCAAGATCTTCTTCATCGTCACCTATACCATCGTCATCGGGGATTATTGTCAATCCTTTGGCGTTATCAACTCCCCACAGTGGAAGTCATATATTTACTAATGG CATGCTATGTATCGAAGAAGGACTTGGAAAGCTGCACAGGATACCTGTCAACGCGAGTCTGGCATCCGGAGTGCTAAAGGACGGGCAGTTGACTAAGCCAGAAACAGCACTACACACTCAGTCTGATGAGAAGTTGGACAATACCGGTGAGAATGAAACTAAACCGGAGCTAGATGACAGTCCAGAGACACCTAGAGCTAGTTTTTTGGATGGTATCTTTGGATGCATGCGGCCGTTCTGGACTTTTTTGTCAAAAGCTACTGTGGCTGAGAAAATAAAAGGTTCTTCGG ATGACTGGGAAATACCATTTGAAAACATAAGCGATCTCCAATGGCTGGGATCAGGCGCTCAAGGCGCAGTCTTCAGCGGTATCCTGAACAAGCAAATAGTAGCAGTGAAAAAAGTCCGTGAGCCCCGAGAGACTGACATAAAGCACCTGCGGAAGCTGCACCACCCAAACATCGTTAAATTCCGAGGAGTATGTACGCAAGCGCCTTGCTACTGCATCATCATGGAATACTGTCCATACGGACCACTGTACGACTTGCTGCGAGCAGGAGAATTCATTCCTCCTCACCGTTTGGTAGCTTGGTCAAAGCAAATCGCCGCTGGAATGGCGTACCTGCACGGCCACAACATAATCCACCGGGACCTGAAGAGTCCGAACGTGCTGATAGGCCCCGACGAGTCGGTGAAGATAAGCGACTTTGGAACGAGTCGACAGTGGAACAACCGCAGCACCAAGATGACCTTCGCCGGAACAGTTGCGTGGATGGCGCCCGAGATAATCCGCAACGAGCCGTGCTCCGAAAAAGTCGACATCTGGTCTTACGGCGTTGTTGTCTGGGAGCTGCTCAGTGGCGAGATTCCGTACAAAGATGTTGATTCATCAGCAATAATTTGGGGCGTTGGGAATAATTCTCTGCACTTGCCCATACCTAAAAGCTGGCCTGAAGGGTACCAACTGCTGGTGAAGCTCTGTTGGTCTGAGAAGCCAAAAAATCGACCTTCGTTCAAGCACATCGAAGCGCATCTAGCTATCGCTGCTATAGATGTTCTTGGTACCGAGCCTGACGAGTATTTCAAGGCCCAGCAGACCTGGAAGAGCGAAATTAGATCACACTTGGAAGAAATGCAGCGAAATAGCTCCACTGGGTCAAGATTTGAGACTGAGTTGTCTGATTTATTGGAAAAGCGCAACAACGAGTTGAAGCATGCTCAAGAAATTCGGGagttgtatgaaaaaaaattggaaaaaactAACAATCTTTATTTACAAATCAGCACTGCTTGGTCCCAGCTGCAACAGCGCGAGCaaattatttcgaaaaaagaaaaggagcATAAAAAGTCAAAGAATCCGCTGATGAAAGCCCGAGACCAGTTGAGAAGAAAACGGAAAAGCCCACACCAGAAATCAAGCTCGACAACACCTACGACTCCGTCTTCCCCGATGGAGTCTCAGTTGCAATCTCCTGTCAAAGCGACGCTTTGCACTCAGATAAATGTAGCGACCAATCAGCCGGAAACTGTCGTCGTACCGCCTGTCAGCAATAACAATAGTTTTAAGCAGAAGAAATACCGGCACCGGCGGGTTGGCTCTGGAGGAGTCTCCACGGTCAGTTTGAGATCTTCACCGCATCGAGAGAGGAAGAGCGGTGACATGTCTGTCAAGTATGTTAATCATCAAACGCAAACTGATATTACGAGTATATCGATTAGTAACTCGATAGATTCTGTGGCCTGCTTCTCCCGCACTCCTAGCTCGAGACATTCCAAGACGACGCTCAGCTCTCCGTGTGATAAATTTTTGGATCTGCCGGATGGTAGAACGTCTTTTGATAGCGGGATTATTGGAGAGTGCAGCAATGGCAATGTTGGAGAGCCTGAGTGCATTTTTCAGGATACGATCAGAAGAGCTTCTAGTTCGGAAATTTGTAATGGTAATGAAAGGCTGAGGGAATACAGTGAAGATCATCTGGAAACGTTGGGAAGAAAATTATCGGAGATTATGAAAGATAATCGGATGATTGACAATGGCAATTGTGATAACGCTATTATGcatag ttataGCCAAATGCAAGAAGACTTGACAAACTTACCTCACGACTTTGGAAGAATAACGATAAATGGATCagtaaataatgattatttagaAATACCTATTCCAATTAATCAAGAGACTGTGTCAGTGGCTGAAGATgagaatgataataataaattaataaaattaagcaaTGAAGATGATGATTACGACGATGTGGACGATGAAGATGAAGCTTGTGAAGAAGAATGGTCTGATGAAGAAGGCGAAGCTTCTGGAAGCTATGGCTTCGATTTTTCTCTACGAAGTcgaag ttttggGAGAAAACCAATTAGGCCAGGATCCCGTAAAAGAAGACCGAAGCACCCGCTAGTAGACCGGTGCCTCGCGTCAGACGAAGAAAACACATCCGAGTACTCCCACCCACCGTCGAGTCACACGTCGACTCTCGAGAGTAATCCAGATGCTCAACGTGCTTACAAAAAGGCTACTAATCGCATTTAA
- the LOC123266480 gene encoding mitogen-activated protein kinase kinase kinase 13 isoform X2, with the protein MVFTRFFIKKDDLSSPASVSKVTPGMLCIEEGLGKLHRIPVNASLASGVLKDGQLTKPETALHTQSDEKLDNTGENETKPELDDSPETPRASFLDGIFGCMRPFWTFLSKATVAEKIKGSSDDWEIPFENISDLQWLGSGAQGAVFSGILNKQIVAVKKVREPRETDIKHLRKLHHPNIVKFRGVCTQAPCYCIIMEYCPYGPLYDLLRAGEFIPPHRLVAWSKQIAAGMAYLHGHNIIHRDLKSPNVLIGPDESVKISDFGTSRQWNNRSTKMTFAGTVAWMAPEIIRNEPCSEKVDIWSYGVVVWELLSGEIPYKDVDSSAIIWGVGNNSLHLPIPKSWPEGYQLLVKLCWSEKPKNRPSFKHIEAHLAIAAIDVLGTEPDEYFKAQQTWKSEIRSHLEEMQRNSSTGSRFETELSDLLEKRNNELKHAQEIRELYEKKLEKTNNLYLQISTAWSQLQQREQIISKKEKEHKKSKNPLMKARDQLRRKRKSPHQKSSSTTPTTPSSPMESQLQSPVKATLCTQINVATNQPETVVVPPVSNNNSFKQKKYRHRRVGSGGVSTVSLRSSPHRERKSGDMSVKYVNHQTQTDITSISISNSIDSVACFSRTPSSRHSKTTLSSPCDKFLDLPDGRTSFDSGIIGECSNGNVGEPECIFQDTIRRASSSEICNGNERLREYSEDHLETLGRKLSEIMKDNRMIDNGNCDNAIMHSYSQMQEDLTNLPHDFGRITINGSVNNDYLEIPIPINQETVSVAEDENDNNKLIKLSNEDDDYDDVDDEDEACEEEWSDEEGEASGSYGFDFSLRSRSFGRKPIRPGSRKRRPKHPLVDRCLASDEENTSEYSHPPSSHTSTLESNPDAQRAYKKATNRI; encoded by the exons ATGGTATTTacaagattttttataaaaaaagatgatTTATCTAGTCCAGCTTCAGTAAGCAAAGTAACACCtgg CATGCTATGTATCGAAGAAGGACTTGGAAAGCTGCACAGGATACCTGTCAACGCGAGTCTGGCATCCGGAGTGCTAAAGGACGGGCAGTTGACTAAGCCAGAAACAGCACTACACACTCAGTCTGATGAGAAGTTGGACAATACCGGTGAGAATGAAACTAAACCGGAGCTAGATGACAGTCCAGAGACACCTAGAGCTAGTTTTTTGGATGGTATCTTTGGATGCATGCGGCCGTTCTGGACTTTTTTGTCAAAAGCTACTGTGGCTGAGAAAATAAAAGGTTCTTCGG ATGACTGGGAAATACCATTTGAAAACATAAGCGATCTCCAATGGCTGGGATCAGGCGCTCAAGGCGCAGTCTTCAGCGGTATCCTGAACAAGCAAATAGTAGCAGTGAAAAAAGTCCGTGAGCCCCGAGAGACTGACATAAAGCACCTGCGGAAGCTGCACCACCCAAACATCGTTAAATTCCGAGGAGTATGTACGCAAGCGCCTTGCTACTGCATCATCATGGAATACTGTCCATACGGACCACTGTACGACTTGCTGCGAGCAGGAGAATTCATTCCTCCTCACCGTTTGGTAGCTTGGTCAAAGCAAATCGCCGCTGGAATGGCGTACCTGCACGGCCACAACATAATCCACCGGGACCTGAAGAGTCCGAACGTGCTGATAGGCCCCGACGAGTCGGTGAAGATAAGCGACTTTGGAACGAGTCGACAGTGGAACAACCGCAGCACCAAGATGACCTTCGCCGGAACAGTTGCGTGGATGGCGCCCGAGATAATCCGCAACGAGCCGTGCTCCGAAAAAGTCGACATCTGGTCTTACGGCGTTGTTGTCTGGGAGCTGCTCAGTGGCGAGATTCCGTACAAAGATGTTGATTCATCAGCAATAATTTGGGGCGTTGGGAATAATTCTCTGCACTTGCCCATACCTAAAAGCTGGCCTGAAGGGTACCAACTGCTGGTGAAGCTCTGTTGGTCTGAGAAGCCAAAAAATCGACCTTCGTTCAAGCACATCGAAGCGCATCTAGCTATCGCTGCTATAGATGTTCTTGGTACCGAGCCTGACGAGTATTTCAAGGCCCAGCAGACCTGGAAGAGCGAAATTAGATCACACTTGGAAGAAATGCAGCGAAATAGCTCCACTGGGTCAAGATTTGAGACTGAGTTGTCTGATTTATTGGAAAAGCGCAACAACGAGTTGAAGCATGCTCAAGAAATTCGGGagttgtatgaaaaaaaattggaaaaaactAACAATCTTTATTTACAAATCAGCACTGCTTGGTCCCAGCTGCAACAGCGCGAGCaaattatttcgaaaaaagaaaaggagcATAAAAAGTCAAAGAATCCGCTGATGAAAGCCCGAGACCAGTTGAGAAGAAAACGGAAAAGCCCACACCAGAAATCAAGCTCGACAACACCTACGACTCCGTCTTCCCCGATGGAGTCTCAGTTGCAATCTCCTGTCAAAGCGACGCTTTGCACTCAGATAAATGTAGCGACCAATCAGCCGGAAACTGTCGTCGTACCGCCTGTCAGCAATAACAATAGTTTTAAGCAGAAGAAATACCGGCACCGGCGGGTTGGCTCTGGAGGAGTCTCCACGGTCAGTTTGAGATCTTCACCGCATCGAGAGAGGAAGAGCGGTGACATGTCTGTCAAGTATGTTAATCATCAAACGCAAACTGATATTACGAGTATATCGATTAGTAACTCGATAGATTCTGTGGCCTGCTTCTCCCGCACTCCTAGCTCGAGACATTCCAAGACGACGCTCAGCTCTCCGTGTGATAAATTTTTGGATCTGCCGGATGGTAGAACGTCTTTTGATAGCGGGATTATTGGAGAGTGCAGCAATGGCAATGTTGGAGAGCCTGAGTGCATTTTTCAGGATACGATCAGAAGAGCTTCTAGTTCGGAAATTTGTAATGGTAATGAAAGGCTGAGGGAATACAGTGAAGATCATCTGGAAACGTTGGGAAGAAAATTATCGGAGATTATGAAAGATAATCGGATGATTGACAATGGCAATTGTGATAACGCTATTATGcatag ttataGCCAAATGCAAGAAGACTTGACAAACTTACCTCACGACTTTGGAAGAATAACGATAAATGGATCagtaaataatgattatttagaAATACCTATTCCAATTAATCAAGAGACTGTGTCAGTGGCTGAAGATgagaatgataataataaattaataaaattaagcaaTGAAGATGATGATTACGACGATGTGGACGATGAAGATGAAGCTTGTGAAGAAGAATGGTCTGATGAAGAAGGCGAAGCTTCTGGAAGCTATGGCTTCGATTTTTCTCTACGAAGTcgaag ttttggGAGAAAACCAATTAGGCCAGGATCCCGTAAAAGAAGACCGAAGCACCCGCTAGTAGACCGGTGCCTCGCGTCAGACGAAGAAAACACATCCGAGTACTCCCACCCACCGTCGAGTCACACGTCGACTCTCGAGAGTAATCCAGATGCTCAACGTGCTTACAAAAAGGCTACTAATCGCATTTAA